A genome region from Natronosalvus rutilus includes the following:
- a CDS encoding PKD domain-containing protein, with the protein METLWVDVDLETRVQWHLAIVESLVGDGLFAADDDEGGEDDETDVEDPDVDEAEEPEPEPEPDAGEPGRDPIDEIRTTPEDATERTFSVDDPVTLDASCSRAPEGEIVRYEWSIYGEGSFDKTGRTIDVTISGGGDYPIVLRVDDDGGRTDTAEITLSAESS; encoded by the coding sequence GTGGAGACGCTCTGGGTCGACGTCGACCTCGAGACGCGCGTCCAGTGGCATCTGGCGATCGTCGAGTCGCTCGTCGGAGACGGGCTCTTCGCTGCGGACGACGACGAAGGTGGCGAAGACGACGAGACCGACGTCGAGGACCCTGACGTCGACGAGGCGGAGGAACCCGAACCCGAACCGGAGCCCGATGCGGGCGAACCGGGTCGCGATCCGATCGACGAAATCCGAACGACGCCTGAGGATGCGACCGAGCGGACGTTCTCGGTCGACGATCCCGTCACGCTCGACGCCTCCTGTTCGCGTGCGCCGGAGGGTGAGATCGTTCGCTACGAGTGGAGTATCTACGGCGAGGGTAGCTTCGACAAAACCGGACGAACGATCGACGTAACCATCAGCGGCGGGGGTGACTACCCAATCGTCCTCCGCGTCGATGATGACGGCGGACGAACCGATACCGCGGAGATCACGCTCTCGGCGGAGAGTTCCTGA
- a CDS encoding polysaccharide deacetylase family protein yields MTRDNTTRRRFLATSGAAAMAAGLAGCTNRLNSVRGNGDGNGNGNSTGNGNDTDSDSDGGNESEGDENGNGVPALETEYNSREEYRQAGDSIDDFEDLGPWEVVQGSGEADTEIAFDGSQSLRLTGGEGENIVVERELSDVDLTDLDLSFAVRTTTPDKITINIRVVDSYGSERIYSLREITYRTPDVGWFRSSPGVFEESSIEPMMNDIATLQIQVLHSMPEAEVWVDDLRAVPTADSGYVMLSWDDGSLDFLEKASPLHDEYGFNAVQAVVPRWSEEAREGIMSTSQLKERQEAGDQIVTHGRHDRMAEYESEDELDGRLKGAKNWLIQHEFTGADFIVYPHNSYDATSLEYISKYHYCGGFNQAGNVNTTNVHGFDPLALPRTIGHDLDIAKRCVDLAGAYNQCTILNFHEFSANNTMSEEDYEALLAYIDESDVEVITFDELWKMRTSGN; encoded by the coding sequence ATGACGCGAGACAATACGACGCGGCGACGCTTCCTGGCCACCTCGGGTGCGGCTGCGATGGCGGCCGGGCTCGCGGGCTGTACTAATCGCCTGAACTCCGTGAGAGGTAACGGGGACGGGAACGGGAACGGGAACAGCACTGGCAATGGTAACGACACCGATTCCGACTCAGACGGCGGTAACGAGTCCGAGGGAGACGAGAACGGAAACGGCGTACCCGCGCTCGAGACCGAGTACAACAGCCGCGAGGAGTACCGCCAGGCGGGCGACTCCATCGACGACTTCGAGGACCTCGGACCGTGGGAAGTCGTACAGGGGTCGGGCGAAGCGGACACGGAGATCGCCTTCGACGGGTCACAGAGCCTCCGCCTCACGGGGGGAGAGGGCGAAAACATCGTCGTCGAACGTGAACTCTCGGACGTCGACCTGACCGATCTCGACCTGTCGTTCGCCGTGCGAACGACGACCCCGGACAAGATCACCATCAACATCCGTGTCGTCGACTCCTACGGAAGCGAGCGAATCTACTCCCTTCGGGAGATCACCTACCGCACACCCGACGTCGGGTGGTTCCGCTCGAGCCCCGGCGTGTTCGAGGAGAGCTCGATCGAGCCGATGATGAACGACATCGCCACCCTCCAGATCCAGGTGCTTCACTCGATGCCGGAGGCGGAGGTGTGGGTCGACGACCTGCGTGCAGTTCCGACGGCAGACAGTGGATACGTGATGTTATCCTGGGACGACGGGTCCCTGGACTTCCTCGAGAAAGCGAGCCCCCTTCACGACGAGTACGGGTTCAATGCGGTCCAGGCTGTCGTCCCCCGGTGGTCCGAGGAGGCTCGCGAGGGGATCATGTCGACCTCGCAGCTCAAAGAGCGACAGGAAGCGGGCGACCAGATCGTTACCCACGGGAGACACGACCGGATGGCCGAGTACGAGAGCGAGGACGAACTGGACGGTCGCCTCAAGGGGGCCAAGAACTGGCTCATCCAGCACGAGTTCACGGGCGCGGATTTCATCGTCTACCCACACAACAGCTACGACGCCACCAGCCTCGAGTACATCTCGAAGTACCACTACTGTGGCGGCTTCAACCAGGCCGGAAACGTGAATACCACGAACGTCCACGGCTTCGATCCGCTGGCACTTCCCCGGACGATCGGCCACGACCTCGACATCGCCAAACGCTGTGTGGACCTCGCTGGCGCGTACAATCAGTGTACGATCCTGAACTTCCACGAGTTCTCCGCAAACAACACCATGTCCGAGGAGGACTACGAGGCGTTGCTCGCGTACATCGACGAGTCCGACGTGGAGGTCATCACGTTCGACGAACTCTGGAAGATGCGCACGTCCGGAAACTGA
- a CDS encoding DUF7344 domain-containing protein — translation MKSEYISPEEEDEQSTDGSADAPEEDVPFSKDELFHLLQNERRRLVLEYLRDAEGSVRMRDVAEQVAAWEHETTVDQLTSAQRQRVYIPLYQSHLSKLDEAGIISYQKNRGVVEREPLADYVDQYLQVGEPTDEESAEPTASGGWDDYYLGATALCYLVFLGAIFELPFVSLLSGIGLSALILLLFTVLTAGRFVN, via the coding sequence ATGAAGTCCGAATATATCAGCCCTGAAGAAGAGGACGAGCAGTCGACTGATGGGAGCGCCGATGCTCCGGAAGAGGACGTCCCATTTTCGAAGGACGAACTCTTTCACCTGCTGCAAAACGAACGTCGCCGGCTCGTGCTTGAGTATCTGCGCGATGCGGAGGGGAGTGTCCGCATGCGCGACGTTGCAGAGCAAGTCGCCGCGTGGGAACACGAGACGACTGTCGACCAGCTCACGTCCGCACAGCGCCAGCGCGTGTACATCCCGCTTTACCAGTCACACCTGTCGAAACTCGACGAGGCCGGTATTATCTCCTACCAGAAGAACCGGGGGGTCGTCGAGCGAGAGCCGCTGGCCGATTACGTCGACCAGTACCTCCAGGTTGGAGAACCGACGGACGAGGAGTCCGCAGAGCCCACCGCGAGCGGCGGATGGGACGATTACTATCTGGGAGCGACTGCGCTGTGTTACCTGGTCTTCCTGGGCGCGATCTTCGAACTGCCGTTCGTCTCGCTGCTCTCTGGCATCGGCCTGAGCGCATTGATCTTGTTGTTGTTCACGGTGCTCACGGCCGGGCGATTCGTTAACTGA
- a CDS encoding DUF1616 domain-containing protein, with amino-acid sequence MSDNNWWFLDLAAVVAATGFLSFGLLLGVPGVARVALALPLVLFLPGYALIAVLFPDAPSDDYQPFDIDRTGLRNPLLVSGGLASTERIILSIVASIFLVPVIALIASVAPGGIAPETAILGIAGLTGLLTLFAIVARYRCAPDRRFALTVGTSGLLFSRPSRSTGVSTRPFNIAIVIALLVLVATTGFAVANPPTSESFTEFALETEPVTADSDTVYQTNYAAGEASDVTVSITNHEGTEQTYTTVVLLERVSYGESNATVQERTQLTSESVTVADGEQRNQTLEMTPSMQGDDLRLTVLLYEGEPPSNPSTENAYRAVHAPIVVE; translated from the coding sequence ATGAGCGACAACAACTGGTGGTTTCTCGATCTGGCCGCCGTCGTCGCGGCGACCGGATTCCTCTCGTTCGGCCTCCTGCTCGGCGTTCCAGGCGTCGCTCGAGTGGCACTCGCCCTGCCGCTCGTGTTATTCTTGCCGGGGTACGCGCTGATCGCCGTACTGTTCCCGGACGCGCCGAGCGACGACTACCAACCGTTCGATATCGACCGTACTGGGCTTCGAAACCCGCTTTTAGTCTCTGGCGGCCTGGCGTCCACGGAGCGGATTATCCTATCAATCGTTGCGAGTATTTTCCTCGTTCCCGTGATTGCCCTCATTGCGAGCGTAGCCCCTGGGGGTATTGCTCCGGAAACGGCCATCCTCGGTATTGCAGGATTGACAGGATTATTGACGCTTTTCGCGATCGTCGCACGGTACCGATGCGCACCCGATCGCCGATTCGCGTTGACGGTCGGTACGTCCGGTCTCCTGTTCAGTCGACCGAGTCGATCCACTGGCGTGTCCACGCGGCCATTCAACATCGCAATCGTCATCGCACTCCTGGTTCTCGTCGCGACGACCGGCTTCGCGGTCGCCAACCCACCGACTTCGGAGTCGTTCACGGAGTTCGCGTTGGAAACCGAACCGGTCACGGCCGATAGCGACACGGTGTACCAGACCAACTACGCAGCGGGCGAGGCCTCGGACGTGACCGTTTCGATCACGAACCACGAGGGAACGGAACAAACGTACACTACCGTGGTTCTTCTCGAGCGGGTGAGCTACGGGGAGTCGAACGCAACCGTCCAAGAACGGACACAGCTCACGAGCGAATCCGTTACGGTCGCCGACGGCGAACAGCGAAACCAGACGCTCGAGATGACACCATCGATGCAAGGAGACGACCTCCGACTGACAGTGCTGCTGTACGAGGGCGAGCCGCCGTCCAACCCCTCGACCGAAAATGCCTACCGGGCGGTGCATGCACCGATCGTGGTGGAGTGA
- a CDS encoding metal-dependent hydrolase, whose translation MWPWEHLLFAYLLYSLYTNVVRRRSPSGPETLAVAIGSQLPDLVDKPLAWTFDVTQTGLSVAHSIFVVPFVCLAVYVLLHRWERGSVRQATAFSIAILSHLAGDIVYPWLTGGHLKPRAVTWPVASPPAVDQGSFLDHVVIYGHRSLELFLSGETPQELTVLLGLLALTVVLWVYDGAPVAADCWRWVSRRT comes from the coding sequence ATGTGGCCGTGGGAGCATTTGCTGTTCGCGTACCTGCTGTACTCGCTCTACACCAACGTCGTTCGGAGACGCAGTCCGTCGGGGCCTGAAACGCTCGCGGTCGCCATTGGCTCACAGCTGCCGGATCTCGTCGACAAGCCGCTGGCCTGGACGTTCGACGTCACACAGACGGGGCTCTCCGTCGCCCACTCGATTTTCGTCGTTCCGTTCGTCTGCCTGGCAGTATACGTACTCCTTCATCGCTGGGAGCGTGGATCGGTCCGACAGGCGACTGCGTTCTCGATCGCGATTCTGTCTCACCTCGCCGGGGACATCGTCTATCCGTGGCTCACGGGTGGCCACTTGAAGCCGAGAGCCGTCACGTGGCCGGTCGCTTCACCCCCGGCGGTCGATCAGGGGAGCTTCCTCGATCACGTCGTCATCTACGGCCACCGATCTCTCGAGCTGTTTCTCAGCGGCGAGACCCCCCAGGAGTTGACGGTGCTGCTCGGTCTGTTGGCCCTCACTGTCGTCCTGTGGGTGTACGACGGGGCGCCGGTCGCCGCCGACTGCTGGCGGTGGGTGTCCCGGCGAACGTAG
- a CDS encoding glycosyltransferase — MHVLHLITSTRSFFEQQISVLEERGVECTVIGVPGEYTADSPRTPVDYLRFYPKVLSHVWSGEYDLIHGHYGLVAPFALAQPTRPVVMSLWGTDLMSDMRWLESISRYGARFADATIVPSPAMSRELDTDHVEIPFGVDTEQFRPVPRADARERVGWNPDERIALFPYDPNRDEKDYPRAERIVERADADLELRTIDGVPYEEMPYYMNASDVLLVTSKREAGPMVIKEAAACNVPVVSTDVGFVRDTIGEVDNCVVSDDDADLAAGLETVLAGDRRSNGRKVVDGLSLDAMGDRLLECYRDVLGRRARPTGQHRDLEVTENA; from the coding sequence ATGCACGTACTACACCTCATCACCTCTACGCGTTCGTTCTTCGAGCAACAGATTTCCGTCCTCGAGGAACGTGGCGTCGAGTGCACCGTCATCGGCGTCCCCGGCGAATACACTGCCGATTCGCCGCGGACGCCCGTCGACTACCTGCGGTTTTATCCGAAGGTGCTCTCGCACGTCTGGTCGGGCGAGTACGACCTGATCCACGGCCACTACGGCCTCGTCGCGCCGTTCGCACTCGCCCAGCCGACGCGCCCGGTGGTGATGAGCCTGTGGGGAACTGACCTGATGAGCGACATGCGCTGGCTCGAGTCGATTAGCCGCTACGGCGCCCGCTTTGCGGACGCCACGATCGTTCCGAGCCCCGCGATGTCGCGCGAACTCGACACCGACCACGTCGAGATCCCGTTCGGCGTCGACACCGAGCAATTCAGACCCGTCCCACGTGCGGACGCCCGCGAGCGCGTGGGCTGGAACCCCGACGAACGCATCGCGCTCTTTCCGTACGATCCAAACAGGGATGAGAAGGACTATCCGCGGGCCGAACGCATCGTCGAGCGCGCTGACGCCGACCTCGAGTTGCGAACGATCGACGGCGTCCCCTACGAAGAGATGCCTTACTACATGAACGCCAGCGACGTCCTCCTCGTGACCTCGAAGCGCGAGGCCGGCCCGATGGTCATCAAGGAGGCCGCCGCCTGCAACGTGCCTGTCGTCTCGACCGACGTCGGCTTCGTTCGCGACACGATCGGCGAGGTCGACAACTGCGTCGTTAGCGACGACGACGCCGACCTCGCCGCGGGCCTCGAGACCGTCCTCGCTGGCGACCGTCGTTCGAACGGCCGCAAAGTCGTCGACGGACTGAGTCTGGACGCCATGGGCGACCGTCTGCTCGAGTGCTATCGCGACGTCCTCGGACGACGGGCCCGACCCACGGGCCAGCACCGCGACCTCGAGGTGACGGAGAATGCGTAA
- a CDS encoding DUF354 domain-containing protein, with product MRVIVTIQHPGHVHFFKHAIAELESDGHSVHVFARENEVVTDLLESYDIDHEILAGESNSLLSLAAVQATYEAKLLARARRIKPDVITAIGGVAAAHVAKLVGAKSVVFYDTEHATIIKALAYPFADIVCTPECYDGDIGSKKVEYPGYHELAYLHPDRFEPEPGILEEAGLEPDDTLVVMRLSSWDSSHDMGQGGFDDPVEAVERLEDAGAEVVLTSEVPLPEELESNRLTTSPDRMHDLLAYADCFVGEGATMAAEAAVLGTPAVYVNSLSLGYTTELEETYGLVFNFNGLDRHARSLEKAISVIEEDDTEKWARRRERLLADRIDVTDVIVREVETVSGTGPERPTLAANAN from the coding sequence ATGCGCGTCATCGTGACGATCCAGCACCCCGGACACGTCCACTTCTTCAAGCACGCAATCGCCGAGCTCGAGTCGGACGGCCACAGCGTCCACGTCTTCGCGCGTGAGAATGAGGTCGTGACGGACTTACTCGAGTCCTACGACATCGACCACGAGATCCTGGCCGGCGAGTCGAACTCGCTGCTCTCGCTGGCGGCGGTCCAGGCGACCTACGAGGCGAAACTGCTGGCGCGAGCGCGTCGCATCAAGCCCGACGTCATCACCGCGATCGGTGGCGTCGCCGCCGCCCACGTCGCGAAACTCGTCGGTGCGAAGAGCGTCGTCTTCTACGACACCGAACACGCGACGATCATCAAGGCGCTCGCGTACCCGTTCGCCGACATCGTCTGCACGCCGGAGTGTTACGACGGTGACATCGGTTCGAAGAAGGTCGAGTACCCAGGCTATCACGAACTCGCGTACCTCCACCCCGACCGGTTCGAACCCGAACCCGGGATCCTCGAGGAAGCCGGGCTGGAACCCGACGACACGCTCGTCGTGATGCGCCTGAGCAGCTGGGACTCCTCACACGACATGGGACAGGGCGGCTTCGACGATCCGGTCGAGGCCGTCGAGCGACTCGAGGACGCCGGCGCCGAGGTCGTGCTCACGTCGGAGGTCCCCCTCCCCGAGGAACTCGAATCGAACCGACTCACGACGTCGCCCGACCGGATGCACGACCTGCTCGCGTACGCCGACTGTTTTGTCGGCGAGGGCGCGACGATGGCCGCCGAGGCCGCGGTGCTCGGCACCCCAGCGGTGTACGTCAACTCCCTGTCGCTCGGGTACACGACCGAACTCGAGGAGACGTACGGCCTCGTGTTCAACTTCAACGGCTTGGATCGCCACGCTCGCTCGCTCGAGAAGGCGATCTCGGTGATCGAGGAAGACGACACCGAGAAGTGGGCCCGTCGACGTGAACGGCTGCTCGCCGATCGGATCGACGTGACCGACGTCATCGTCAGGGAGGTAGAAACCGTCTCCGGGACCGGCCCCGAACGGCCGACGCTCGCTGCCAACGCTAACTGA
- a CDS encoding glycosyltransferase family 2 protein gives MYRGHSIGVVVPAYNEETHVGGVLETMPDFVDRIYAVDDRSTDDTWKIIQEYAARSRQSADERRVDPAADERLEPHALISDGGAIGGTEIVAIHHEENQGAGGALRTGYVRARDDGMDVVVTMDADGQMDPDQLPKLLDPIVEGEADYAKGNRLADRESRREMPPFRLFGNWVLTQLTKIASGYWSLQDPQNGYTAITNEALSAVDIESLPDDHEYTNDLLVRLNIAGMRVADVSMPAKYADEESTIDYKRFIPITSVTLLRGFLQRMRVRLADDRSDPTALGYLIGVASLAGAVAFAGSASASALEGETSLRDLFTTGLAFVASAVVFLVAMVTDAGENEGKEVRR, from the coding sequence ATGTACCGAGGACATTCAATCGGCGTCGTCGTACCAGCGTACAACGAGGAAACGCACGTCGGCGGCGTCCTCGAGACGATGCCCGATTTCGTCGACCGGATCTACGCCGTCGACGACCGCTCGACCGACGACACCTGGAAGATCATCCAGGAGTACGCGGCCCGCTCGAGACAGTCGGCCGACGAGCGTCGCGTCGATCCGGCCGCCGACGAGCGGCTCGAACCGCACGCCCTGATCTCCGATGGCGGGGCGATCGGAGGGACGGAGATCGTCGCAATCCATCACGAGGAAAACCAGGGCGCCGGCGGGGCGCTCAGGACCGGATACGTTCGCGCGCGCGACGACGGAATGGACGTCGTCGTCACGATGGACGCGGACGGCCAGATGGATCCCGACCAGTTGCCGAAGCTGCTCGATCCGATCGTCGAGGGCGAGGCCGACTACGCGAAGGGCAACCGGCTCGCCGACCGGGAGAGTCGACGGGAGATGCCGCCGTTTCGCCTGTTCGGCAACTGGGTGTTGACGCAGTTGACGAAGATCGCCAGCGGGTACTGGTCCCTCCAGGACCCGCAGAACGGGTACACGGCGATCACCAACGAGGCGCTGTCGGCGGTCGACATCGAGTCGCTGCCGGACGATCACGAGTACACCAACGATCTGCTCGTCAGGCTCAACATCGCGGGAATGCGCGTCGCCGACGTCTCGATGCCAGCGAAGTACGCCGACGAGGAGAGCACCATCGACTACAAGCGATTCATCCCGATCACGTCGGTGACGCTGCTCCGTGGCTTCCTCCAGCGAATGCGAGTGCGCCTCGCCGACGATCGCAGCGATCCGACCGCGCTCGGGTACCTGATCGGCGTCGCGTCGCTGGCCGGGGCTGTCGCGTTCGCCGGTAGCGCGAGCGCGAGCGCCCTCGAGGGCGAGACGTCGCTTCGCGATCTCTTCACGACCGGGCTCGCGTTCGTCGCGAGCGCAGTCGTCTTCCTGGTTGCGATGGTGACCGACGCCGGTGAGAACGAGGGGAAGGAGGTGCGCCGTTAG
- a CDS encoding nucleotide sugar dehydrogenase encodes MNPPLSNTESRSENRSNVPVVTDYSRRGQEGTLEEPAIERAREATICVVGLGYVGLPLAVRFAEANFDVVGFDVDESKVETLQNGVDTTGDLTDEAVAESGVSYTTEASQIADADYVIIAVPTPVDCDNRPNFDFVEAAASTVGSKMTAGTTVILESTVYPGATREVMIPALEEASEMTAGEEFFVGYSPERATPGDEEHGLADVVKVVSGQTEQVLEDVAALYESVVDAGVHRAPTIEVAEASKVVENTQRDLNIAFVNELSMALERLDVDTREVLEAAGTKWNFHDYRPGLVGGHCIPVDPYFLAYQAEQAGFTPKLIQTGRAVNERVPQHVADLTIKALNECQKTLCESRVLVLGLSYKAGVGDIRSSKIANVVEKLKEYDIDIEGFDPFADADAIHDEFGIDVQTELDFTDFDAILLGTPHEEFVEMDLEEAADSLNEQPALIDVTAALDENAVADAGFVYRRV; translated from the coding sequence ATGAATCCACCACTCAGCAATACGGAATCGCGAAGCGAGAATCGATCGAACGTGCCCGTCGTCACGGACTACTCCCGGCGCGGCCAGGAGGGAACGCTCGAGGAGCCGGCGATCGAACGCGCACGTGAGGCGACGATCTGCGTCGTCGGGCTGGGCTACGTTGGACTGCCACTCGCCGTCCGGTTCGCCGAGGCCAACTTCGACGTCGTCGGGTTCGACGTCGACGAATCGAAGGTCGAAACCCTCCAGAACGGCGTCGACACGACCGGCGACCTCACCGACGAGGCCGTCGCGGAGAGCGGCGTTTCCTACACGACCGAGGCCAGCCAGATCGCCGACGCCGACTACGTCATCATCGCGGTTCCGACGCCGGTCGACTGCGACAACCGCCCGAACTTCGACTTCGTCGAGGCCGCCGCGAGCACCGTCGGCTCGAAGATGACTGCGGGGACGACGGTGATCCTCGAGTCGACCGTCTACCCGGGTGCGACTCGCGAAGTCATGATTCCCGCACTCGAGGAGGCTTCCGAGATGACCGCCGGCGAGGAGTTCTTCGTCGGCTACTCGCCCGAACGAGCGACCCCGGGAGACGAGGAACACGGCCTGGCGGACGTCGTCAAGGTCGTCAGCGGCCAGACCGAGCAGGTGCTCGAGGACGTCGCGGCCCTCTACGAGTCGGTCGTCGATGCCGGCGTCCACCGTGCGCCCACGATCGAGGTCGCCGAGGCAAGCAAGGTCGTCGAAAACACCCAGCGGGACCTCAACATCGCCTTCGTCAACGAGCTGTCGATGGCCCTCGAGCGACTCGACGTCGACACGCGAGAAGTCCTCGAGGCCGCCGGAACGAAGTGGAACTTCCACGACTACCGGCCGGGGCTCGTCGGTGGACACTGCATCCCGGTCGACCCGTATTTCCTGGCCTATCAGGCCGAGCAGGCGGGATTCACGCCGAAACTCATCCAGACGGGTCGTGCGGTCAACGAGCGGGTACCACAGCACGTCGCCGACCTGACGATCAAGGCGCTCAACGAGTGCCAGAAGACCCTCTGTGAGAGCCGCGTCCTGGTTCTTGGCCTCTCGTACAAGGCCGGCGTGGGCGACATCCGGAGTTCGAAAATCGCGAACGTCGTCGAGAAACTCAAGGAGTACGACATCGACATCGAGGGATTCGATCCGTTCGCGGACGCCGACGCCATCCACGACGAGTTCGGGATCGACGTCCAGACCGAACTCGACTTCACCGACTTCGACGCGATCCTCCTCGGCACACCGCACGAGGAGTTCGTCGAGATGGACCTTGAGGAGGCCGCCGACAGTCTCAACGAGCAACCGGCACTGATCGACGTGACCGCGGCGCTCGACGAGAACGCCGTCGCTGACGCTGGCTTCGTCTATCGGAGGGTATAA
- a CDS encoding helix-turn-helix transcriptional regulator gives MRSTDDSATDHGSTARSESVCASRPDVVSRPSPSRDCDYRTHGIGLSAGVATIGNGAPAVAFVNWFTNRPASDWDMVLVTVLSLLVGGLVGIRLAYVLSAREISVTLGGSLSDPAGDEPTDDQHSTGHEYHHAVSASTPSLLLSDEGEVIKLLMQNDGTLRQHQIASETGWSKSKVSRILSDMHDEGVIEKISIGRENHITLVPEAQQE, from the coding sequence GTGCGGTCGACAGACGACAGCGCCACCGACCATGGTTCGACCGCACGCTCCGAGTCGGTGTGTGCGTCTCGTCCCGACGTCGTCAGTCGTCCATCGCCGTCCCGTGACTGCGACTACCGCACGCACGGAATTGGGCTGTCGGCGGGGGTGGCGACGATCGGTAACGGGGCACCCGCGGTCGCGTTCGTGAACTGGTTCACGAACCGGCCCGCATCGGACTGGGATATGGTTCTGGTGACCGTGCTCTCGCTGCTCGTCGGTGGTCTCGTCGGTATTCGTCTCGCGTACGTCCTGTCCGCTCGAGAGATCAGCGTCACCCTGGGGGGTTCACTCTCGGACCCGGCGGGCGACGAACCGACGGACGACCAGCACAGCACCGGGCACGAGTACCACCACGCCGTCTCGGCTTCCACTCCTTCGTTGCTCCTGAGCGACGAGGGAGAAGTGATCAAACTGCTCATGCAGAACGACGGAACGCTCCGTCAACACCAGATCGCGTCGGAAACGGGATGGTCGAAGTCGAAGGTAAGTCGCATTCTCTCGGATATGCACGACGAGGGAGTGATAGAGAAGATCTCGATCGGTCGCGAGAATCACATCACGCTGGTTCCGGAGGCACAACAAGAATAA